Proteins from a genomic interval of Marispirochaeta aestuarii:
- a CDS encoding MBL fold metallo-hydrolase produces MTEKNAVRYAVLGSGSSANAYVFSCRGRSVIVDNGFSVREALARMDRAGISPDSVDGLFLTHTHGDHMKGAGALCRRLKIPMFTASGLTLPDSVGKLPGLYTMQPGKEHSFSWCSCLPFSTFHDVDRPVAYSFSIQGERFTVLTDTGELSDEMFHLVSTSRVLFLEANYDPEMLSSGPYPASLKRRIASKWGHLSNQQAVDFLSEISENRRKPDRVFMCHLSHNNNTPEKVRESIASSRAADMDCRVLDRGELCTGDFVPGLKMTISL; encoded by the coding sequence TTGACGGAAAAAAACGCGGTCCGCTATGCCGTTCTCGGCAGCGGCTCTTCTGCTAATGCCTACGTTTTTTCCTGCCGGGGACGGTCCGTAATTGTGGACAACGGCTTCAGCGTCAGGGAGGCCCTGGCGCGGATGGACCGGGCCGGGATTTCTCCTGATTCCGTGGATGGACTCTTCCTGACCCACACCCATGGCGACCATATGAAAGGGGCGGGGGCCCTGTGCAGAAGACTCAAGATACCAATGTTTACCGCCTCCGGTCTGACCCTGCCTGATTCCGTTGGAAAACTGCCGGGCCTATACACAATGCAACCGGGAAAGGAGCACAGTTTTTCCTGGTGCAGCTGCCTTCCTTTCTCCACCTTTCATGACGTAGATCGTCCTGTGGCCTACAGTTTTTCCATTCAGGGAGAGCGCTTTACTGTTCTTACGGATACCGGGGAGCTCTCCGACGAAATGTTCCACCTGGTATCCACCAGCCGGGTCCTCTTTCTTGAAGCCAATTACGATCCCGAGATGCTGTCAAGCGGACCCTATCCGGCGAGCCTGAAACGGCGCATCGCGTCAAAATGGGGTCACCTGTCCAATCAGCAGGCAGTGGATTTTCTATCCGAGATCAGCGAGAATAGAAGGAAGCCGGACAGGGTCTTTATGTGTCACCTGTCCCACAACAACAATACTCCGGAAAAAGTCCGGGAGAGTATAGCCTCTTCGCGGGCTGCGGATATGGACTGCCGCGTTCTGGACCGGGGAGAGCTTTGTACCGGGGACTTTGTCCCCGGGCTGAAAATGACGATAAGCCTCTAG
- a CDS encoding beta-xylosidase family glycoside hydrolase: MVEAGKGEHVAGLRAEIDGDILRFFYSYGSAGDWQQIGPDLDSKVLSDEYMQRNSFTGAFSGLCCQDLSGERLYADFDYFEYRDVKQD; encoded by the coding sequence ATGGTCGAGGCCGGTAAAGGAGAGCATGTCGCAGGGCTAAGGGCAGAGATCGATGGCGATATACTTCGCTTCTTTTACTCTTATGGTTCAGCCGGGGACTGGCAGCAGATCGGTCCTGACCTGGATTCAAAGGTGCTTTCGGATGAATATATGCAGCGAAACAGTTTTACCGGGGCCTTTTCCGGGCTGTGTTGTCAGGACCTGTCAGGGGAACGTCTGTATGCCGACTTTGATTATTTTGAGTATAGAGATGTAAAACAGGATTGA
- a CDS encoding helix-turn-helix domain-containing protein: MYKVMIVDDEEPVLESFSYMVETSSDSFSVCGKARTGFEAISMAYNCSPDIVFMDIGMPGIDGLDTIKELQRNHPATLFILSTAYERFDIAKRAIPLKVFDYLVKPISRSRFLETLMKAKQHLDEQTEIAAARLDKARISADSMSWEERNFLLLISWKSLTKREWEKYKLLFSLESDQARVFVFRIEGPEAEALSGIHREIHRKISHKYQILSTEYLGSTLIFLPGDEETRRLQDFLDLVFTQVLPSNAQVQKGLGGQHSYEEFFRSCEEALRALRENDERDTGRHEDWEELGELRSAIARAASFEDIQEPFTSYYEKVFSSSPFPVAKSRIIAFFTLLLDDFYRSLGKKAARYILFDPAAEITPINARKDLDAWIWRSLRTLMEAEHQHMEKNLPAVLTRALYYIQGNYDRPLQLTDVADFCGVSSSYMSRLFTEQLSISFIDYLTSVRLKVAEELLLENRLPIKEIACSVGYQDPNYFSRIFRKQKGFSPSTYLQEHSDEK; the protein is encoded by the coding sequence ATGTATAAAGTTATGATCGTTGATGATGAAGAGCCGGTTCTGGAAAGTTTTTCCTACATGGTGGAAACATCCTCCGATTCTTTCTCCGTCTGCGGCAAGGCACGCACGGGTTTCGAGGCCATATCCATGGCCTACAACTGCAGTCCGGATATCGTTTTCATGGATATCGGAATGCCGGGAATCGACGGCCTGGACACCATCAAGGAGCTGCAGCGCAACCATCCGGCAACCCTATTTATCCTCTCCACAGCCTACGAACGTTTTGATATTGCAAAAAGAGCAATTCCCCTCAAGGTATTCGACTATCTGGTAAAACCTATTTCCCGCAGCAGGTTTCTTGAAACCCTCATGAAGGCAAAACAGCATCTGGATGAACAGACCGAGATTGCCGCCGCCAGACTGGACAAGGCGCGGATATCAGCCGATTCAATGAGCTGGGAGGAGCGGAATTTCCTGCTTCTGATCAGCTGGAAAAGCCTGACAAAAAGGGAATGGGAAAAATACAAACTGCTCTTTTCTCTTGAATCCGATCAGGCGAGGGTCTTTGTGTTCCGTATCGAGGGACCCGAGGCGGAAGCACTGTCGGGAATCCACAGGGAGATTCACCGCAAGATAAGCCACAAGTATCAGATACTCTCCACCGAATATCTGGGAAGTACGCTGATCTTCCTGCCCGGAGACGAGGAAACCCGGCGGCTGCAAGACTTTCTCGATCTTGTTTTTACCCAGGTTCTCCCCTCCAATGCACAGGTACAAAAAGGACTCGGCGGGCAGCATTCCTATGAAGAATTCTTTCGCTCCTGCGAGGAGGCCCTGCGGGCCCTCAGAGAGAACGATGAGCGGGATACCGGCAGGCACGAGGACTGGGAGGAACTGGGAGAACTTCGAAGTGCCATCGCCAGAGCCGCCTCCTTTGAGGATATCCAGGAGCCTTTTACATCGTACTACGAAAAGGTATTTTCCTCTTCTCCTTTTCCCGTGGCAAAATCGAGAATAATCGCCTTCTTTACCCTGCTCCTTGACGATTTCTACCGCTCCCTGGGTAAAAAGGCTGCCCGCTATATTCTCTTTGATCCTGCCGCCGAGATTACCCCCATCAACGCCAGGAAGGATCTTGATGCCTGGATCTGGAGGTCCCTGCGAACCCTGATGGAGGCCGAACATCAGCACATGGAAAAAAACCTTCCCGCGGTACTGACCCGGGCTCTGTACTACATCCAGGGGAATTACGACCGGCCCCTTCAGCTCACGGATGTGGCTGACTTTTGCGGGGTATCTTCAAGCTATATGAGCAGACTCTTTACAGAGCAGCTCAGTATCTCTTTTATTGATTACCTGACCTCCGTTCGGCTGAAGGTGGCGGAGGAATTACTGCTGGAAAACCGCCTTCCCATAAAGGAAATAGCCTGCAGTGTCGGATACCAGGACCCCAATTACTTCAGCAGGATTTTTCGGAAACAAAAGGGCTTTTCTCCAAGCACCTATCTTCAGGAGCATAGCGATGAAAAATAG
- the chvE gene encoding multiple monosaccharide ABC transporter substrate-binding protein, whose protein sequence is MKNALRIGVLCVLLVLLAFPIFAAGGQEEGTAKKVGILMPTKSLQRWNQDGQYLKSKLEAKGYKVDLQYANNQVATQVSQLENLVTAGNKILVIASIDSTALKGALAQAKSEGCLVIAYDRLIMDTENVDYYATFDNYKVGTLQGNFIVEELGLKSGKGPYNLEVFGGSPDDNNAYLFNQGAMDQLQPYIDKGQLVINSGQTEMSVIAISAWKAEGAQARMDNLLTAYYADKKVDVVLSPNDSLAQGIVASLKSAGYGTASKPYPVLTGQDCDKINVKMMINGEQSMSVFKDTRTLAERVVTMVSEIGEGKKVTVNDTESYDNNVKVVPSFLCDPVFADKNNYKELLIDSGYYTIDEIM, encoded by the coding sequence ATGAAAAATGCTCTACGAATCGGAGTTCTCTGTGTACTGCTGGTTCTGCTTGCTTTTCCGATCTTCGCCGCCGGCGGACAGGAAGAGGGGACGGCCAAAAAGGTCGGAATCCTCATGCCGACCAAATCTCTGCAGAGATGGAACCAGGATGGTCAGTACCTGAAATCTAAACTTGAAGCCAAAGGCTACAAGGTCGATCTTCAGTATGCCAACAACCAGGTTGCCACTCAGGTTTCTCAGCTGGAAAACCTCGTCACCGCCGGGAACAAAATCCTGGTAATCGCTTCCATCGACAGTACCGCCCTTAAAGGCGCTCTGGCACAGGCGAAAAGTGAGGGCTGCCTGGTAATCGCCTACGACCGTCTGATTATGGATACAGAAAACGTAGACTATTACGCTACCTTCGACAACTATAAAGTAGGCACGCTTCAGGGCAATTTTATTGTTGAGGAGCTGGGACTCAAGAGCGGAAAAGGTCCGTACAACCTTGAGGTATTCGGCGGCTCCCCGGATGATAACAACGCCTACCTTTTCAATCAGGGTGCCATGGACCAGCTGCAGCCCTACATCGACAAGGGCCAGCTCGTGATAAATTCCGGCCAGACTGAAATGAGTGTCATAGCAATATCTGCCTGGAAAGCCGAAGGCGCTCAGGCCCGTATGGATAACCTTCTTACCGCTTACTATGCCGACAAGAAAGTTGACGTTGTTCTTTCCCCCAACGACAGTCTTGCCCAGGGAATCGTGGCATCCCTTAAATCAGCAGGCTACGGCACTGCATCAAAACCGTATCCGGTCCTTACCGGCCAGGACTGCGACAAAATCAACGTAAAAATGATGATCAACGGCGAACAGTCAATGTCCGTGTTCAAGGATACCAGAACCCTTGCAGAACGGGTGGTTACCATGGTGTCGGAAATAGGCGAAGGCAAAAAGGTTACCGTCAACGATACTGAATCCTACGACAACAATGTAAAGGTTGTTCCATCATTCCTGTGTGATCCGGTTTTTGCCGACAAGAACAATTACAAGGAACTTCTGATTGATTCCGGATATTACACCATTGATGAAATAATGTAG
- a CDS encoding sensor histidine kinase codes for MRESLRLQLFLNIFLGLGIIVISMSYTFYSSMKIQTIVNSQFRKEQFYQKLQYEISEVRGPLLDYLSSRSSKALAALLIQEQTLRNMVPEQTPVYKSSYRLAEREIFFMLTNYLDMVEQAINMKRGRAINEYTQIYEDMEKMNAHIARRIDSISLSGIREQLTAYESVIEASRVLQFHNLLTIIFAFLFSITWMLFSISKVTNPMHRLAQMAEELSTGNFDIPDIHISSVTEVSAVVEAFNNMKNDIRRYITEIQRQKSIEQGYMNEKLRNMKMEQLLKRMELYTMQAQMNPHFLFNTINTGVQLAIIENADKTAAFMENLATFFRHNIRERKLIVPLRHEIEGLRSYFYILEIRFPHTYSFSLDVQEDILDTCSIPALILQPLVENSIIHAFKGAHTGGEIGVRVRKEENMLLLSVRDNGSGIPREVSDSLLKRYTRDQEHTSKVMGLENVIQRLYFFYPRNREVISIESETHTGTEIIIRINLEEEPCIKL; via the coding sequence GTGAGAGAATCCCTGCGGCTGCAGCTTTTCCTGAATATCTTTCTGGGACTGGGAATTATCGTCATATCCATGTCCTACACCTTTTACAGTTCCATGAAAATCCAGACCATTGTGAACAGCCAGTTCCGCAAAGAGCAGTTTTATCAGAAACTGCAGTATGAGATCTCCGAAGTCAGGGGACCTCTTCTGGATTATCTTTCCAGCAGATCATCCAAAGCCCTGGCCGCCCTCCTGATCCAGGAACAGACCCTCAGGAACATGGTACCCGAACAGACGCCGGTATATAAAAGTTCGTACCGTCTGGCGGAGCGGGAAATCTTCTTCATGCTCACAAACTACCTCGATATGGTGGAACAGGCCATCAACATGAAACGAGGCCGGGCCATAAACGAATACACCCAGATTTATGAAGATATGGAAAAGATGAACGCCCACATCGCCCGAAGAATCGACAGCATCAGCCTCTCGGGAATTCGGGAACAGCTCACCGCCTATGAATCTGTAATAGAAGCTTCCCGGGTTCTCCAGTTCCATAATCTGCTGACAATTATCTTCGCCTTTCTGTTTTCCATAACCTGGATGCTCTTTTCCATCAGCAAGGTTACGAACCCCATGCACCGCCTGGCCCAGATGGCAGAAGAACTCTCCACCGGCAACTTCGACATACCGGATATCCATATTTCCTCCGTCACCGAGGTCAGCGCCGTTGTCGAGGCCTTTAACAACATGAAAAACGATATCCGCCGCTACATAACTGAGATACAGCGGCAAAAAAGCATCGAACAGGGATACATGAACGAGAAACTGCGGAACATGAAAATGGAGCAGCTCCTGAAACGCATGGAGCTGTATACCATGCAGGCTCAGATGAATCCCCACTTTCTGTTCAATACGATAAATACGGGTGTACAGCTTGCAATCATCGAGAATGCCGACAAGACCGCGGCCTTTATGGAAAACCTGGCCACCTTTTTTCGTCACAATATACGGGAGCGCAAGCTTATCGTTCCCCTTCGCCACGAGATTGAAGGCCTGAGGTCCTATTTTTATATTCTGGAAATCCGTTTCCCCCACACCTACTCCTTCAGCCTGGATGTTCAGGAGGACATCCTCGATACCTGTTCCATTCCCGCCCTGATTCTGCAGCCCCTGGTGGAGAATTCCATCATCCATGCCTTCAAGGGAGCCCACACCGGTGGAGAGATAGGTGTCAGGGTAAGGAAAGAAGAGAATATGCTTCTGCTGTCGGTCAGGGATAACGGGTCAGGCATACCCCGGGAAGTCAGCGACTCTCTTTTAAAGCGCTATACCCGGGACCAGGAACATACATCCAAGGTAATGGGTCTCGAGAATGTTATCCAGCGGCTCTACTTCTTTTATCCCCGAAACAGAGAGGTTATTTCCATTGAGAGCGAAACCCATACAGGCACGGAGATTATCATCCGGATTAACCTGGAGGAAGAACCATGTATAAAGTTATGA
- a CDS encoding GntR family transcriptional regulator, translating to MLIEVEDDFRSSSDKAYEKIFDMILTGQLKPGEKLIRRKLAEKTGVSTIPVMEALLRLEALGIVESIPYRGSRVVPITKEKVRDWYALREAIECQVMRIITRTLTEDEIADLEKLANKLDAMEQAGDTEGEEFWELHFEMHMIMARKTGHQSLIDSLHRINLFRLLQRAQYSATEHKNQIPKDNHHCLIDALRTRDPLIAEEVMREHIYHSDSMI from the coding sequence ATGCTTATAGAAGTTGAGGACGATTTTCGGAGTTCTTCTGACAAGGCCTATGAAAAGATTTTTGACATGATTCTTACCGGACAGCTGAAACCCGGAGAAAAACTTATACGTCGCAAGCTCGCTGAAAAGACAGGGGTCAGCACGATTCCGGTAATGGAAGCCCTGCTGCGCCTCGAGGCCCTCGGCATCGTAGAGTCCATTCCCTACCGCGGTTCCAGGGTTGTTCCGATCACCAAGGAGAAAGTCAGGGACTGGTATGCCCTCAGGGAGGCCATCGAATGTCAGGTTATGCGTATCATTACACGCACCCTCACGGAAGATGAAATCGCCGACCTGGAAAAGCTGGCGAATAAGCTGGACGCCATGGAGCAGGCAGGGGATACCGAGGGAGAGGAGTTCTGGGAACTCCACTTCGAGATGCACATGATCATGGCCAGAAAAACCGGGCATCAGTCTCTTATCGATTCACTCCACCGAATAAACCTGTTCAGGCTGCTGCAGCGCGCCCAGTACAGTGCGACGGAACATAAGAATCAGATTCCCAAGGACAATCACCACTGCCTGATCGATGCACTGCGAACCAGAGATCCTCTTATTGCGGAAGAGGTTATGCGGGAACACATCTATCATAGCGATAGTATGATCTGA
- a CDS encoding sugar ABC transporter substrate-binding protein, producing MEKSLLFIFSSLFIISFILSINAIVDLSSLTSGSEETETADYHFAFFLPREFYSFFRSVASGAQEAAEEMDCALSFHTIGNDSLDLEMARFSGIDGVVLYPSINEEEARRILDEFDDSGISVVLIEHTLSDSSPWPFVGTNNFDIGKKIGNLIKSRSGSPLQIAVVYSMKSPGIYAEKDLVGLGITSTLGPLLETPLESRITNLNPLDAEELTYEMLLNEPWISTIVFTDTSDTLAATQVLIDMNMVGTVRLIGFGTEDAILDYVEKGILEATIATNPWDIGYNAVKVLVKQQSEGHMPGYVDTGVEIVTERNVDRFRKNGSRR from the coding sequence ATGGAAAAATCCCTGCTCTTTATCTTCAGCTCCCTGTTTATAATCTCTTTTATCCTTTCCATTAATGCTATAGTCGATCTTTCGAGCCTGACATCCGGCAGCGAGGAAACGGAAACAGCGGATTACCATTTTGCTTTCTTTCTGCCCAGGGAGTTTTACAGCTTTTTCCGTTCCGTGGCCAGCGGGGCGCAGGAAGCAGCGGAGGAAATGGACTGCGCCTTATCCTTTCATACCATTGGAAACGATTCCCTGGATCTTGAAATGGCCCGCTTCTCCGGAATCGACGGAGTAGTCCTTTACCCGAGCATCAACGAGGAAGAGGCCCGAAGGATTCTTGACGAGTTTGATGATTCCGGCATATCCGTAGTGCTCATAGAGCATACCCTGTCGGACAGCTCCCCATGGCCTTTTGTGGGAACCAATAATTTCGATATCGGAAAAAAAATCGGAAACCTCATCAAGTCCCGCTCAGGCTCCCCCCTTCAGATCGCTGTGGTCTACTCGATGAAGTCCCCGGGAATCTACGCGGAAAAGGACCTGGTCGGACTGGGAATAACCTCGACCCTGGGGCCCCTGCTGGAAACACCCCTGGAAAGCCGGATTACAAATCTGAATCCCCTGGACGCGGAAGAGCTGACCTACGAGATGCTGCTGAACGAACCCTGGATATCCACCATTGTATTTACTGACACCAGCGATACCCTGGCGGCGACCCAGGTGCTTATCGACATGAATATGGTGGGCACCGTACGGCTGATCGGATTCGGAACGGAGGATGCAATCCTGGATTACGTGGAAAAAGGTATTCTCGAGGCTACCATCGCTACAAATCCCTGGGATATCGGCTACAACGCCGTAAAGGTCCTGGTCAAGCAGCAGAGCGAGGGACACATGCCCGGCTATGTGGATACGGGAGTCGAAATTGTAACGGAACGGAACGTCGACCGTTTCAGGAAAAACGGGAGCAGACGGTGA
- a CDS encoding substrate-binding domain-containing protein, with translation MKNRIPGIFSLLILLMLLFSCSRAQKEDAGMADRRIIIGFSIATDTFILERWNKDIKIFTGAAKELGAEVLFQLSAGGTRAQIDQIRYLLKQDIDILVVLPHDTSMLAGVIKEVNDQKIPVIAYDRLIQGVPISAYVSFDNVEVGRLFGRALTRKVPRGKYLIVNGSVRDNNSYLVNQGLHEILDPYIESGAVSIVDEIWLEQWSGDEATARISEILERTTDIDAISAGNDQLANSAIQLLAERRLAGKVAVVGQDADLLSCQRVVEGLQLMTVYKPISRLATRAAQISVAIARGEAPEPDRLVENGSNTTIPYFVEMPRAVFKDNMEETIIKDGFHSAEDIYRNRSREN, from the coding sequence ATGAAAAATAGGATACCCGGAATATTTTCCCTTCTGATTCTCCTGATGCTTCTATTCTCCTGCAGCAGGGCACAGAAAGAGGATGCCGGAATGGCTGACCGGAGAATCATCATTGGTTTCTCCATTGCCACGGATACATTCATTCTTGAACGATGGAACAAGGACATCAAGATCTTTACCGGAGCGGCAAAGGAGCTGGGTGCGGAGGTTCTTTTCCAGCTCTCCGCAGGGGGAACCAGGGCGCAGATCGACCAGATTCGCTACCTTCTGAAACAGGACATCGATATTCTGGTTGTGCTGCCCCATGATACATCCATGCTGGCCGGTGTCATCAAGGAGGTCAACGATCAGAAAATTCCGGTTATCGCCTACGACCGACTGATTCAGGGAGTACCGATATCCGCCTACGTATCCTTCGATAATGTGGAAGTCGGCAGGCTCTTCGGAAGGGCCCTCACCCGGAAGGTACCCCGGGGAAAATATCTGATCGTAAACGGATCGGTGAGGGACAATAACAGTTACCTGGTAAACCAGGGTTTGCACGAGATTCTGGATCCCTACATAGAATCCGGCGCGGTTTCCATTGTGGACGAGATCTGGCTCGAGCAGTGGAGCGGAGACGAAGCCACCGCTCGGATAAGTGAAATACTGGAAAGGACCACCGATATAGACGCCATATCCGCCGGGAACGACCAGCTTGCAAACTCTGCGATTCAACTCCTCGCAGAACGGCGTCTGGCAGGAAAGGTCGCTGTAGTCGGACAGGATGCCGATCTGCTTTCATGTCAGCGGGTTGTTGAGGGCTTGCAGCTCATGACGGTATATAAGCCCATCAGCAGGCTTGCCACCCGTGCAGCCCAGATATCCGTCGCCATTGCCCGGGGAGAAGCTCCCGAGCCTGACAGACTGGTGGAGAATGGAAGCAATACCACAATCCCCTACTTTGTCGAGATGCCGCGGGCAGTTTTCAAGGATAATATGGAAGAAACCATAATCAAAGACGGATTTCATTCAGCGGAAGATATTTATAGAAACAGATCAAGAGAAAATTGA
- a CDS encoding arsenate reductase family protein, translating to MTIQIFGTKKCKNTQKAVRFFKERGITPHQVDLREKGISPGELSNIARAVGRDNLVDPESRAYKDKGMAYMEFDPEEEVLENPLLLKTPVVRNGKDATIGLALETWQAWIEQER from the coding sequence ATGACAATTCAGATATTCGGCACAAAGAAGTGCAAGAACACCCAGAAGGCGGTCAGGTTTTTCAAGGAACGGGGTATTACTCCCCATCAGGTAGACCTCAGGGAGAAGGGCATCTCCCCCGGGGAGCTATCGAATATTGCCCGGGCTGTTGGGCGGGATAATCTTGTCGATCCCGAGAGCAGGGCTTACAAGGACAAGGGAATGGCTTATATGGAATTTGATCCCGAAGAAGAAGTTCTTGAGAACCCACTGCTTTTAAAAACGCCGGTTGTCCGGAACGGAAAAGACGCAACCATCGGCCTTGCCCTGGAAACCTGGCAGGCCTGGATCGAGCAAGAACGTTGA
- a CDS encoding alcohol dehydrogenase catalytic domain-containing protein, whose product MKALVLQKKGEISLQDVDIQEELGPRDVRIAVGAVGICGSDIHYYQHGKIGPFVVREPMILGHEAAGTVLEEGLVFLWRLVIPFTD is encoded by the coding sequence ATGAAGGCGCTGGTTTTACAAAAGAAGGGTGAAATTTCCCTTCAGGACGTGGACATACAGGAAGAACTGGGTCCACGGGATGTCCGAATCGCCGTCGGGGCGGTGGGTATCTGCGGAAGCGATATTCACTACTACCAGCACGGTAAAATCGGACCCTTTGTTGTCCGGGAGCCAATGATTCTAGGTCATGAAGCTGCCGGAACGGTCCTGGAAGAAGGACTAGTCTTCCTTTGGCGCCTTGTAATCCCCTTCACAGACTGA
- a CDS encoding hydroxymethylglutaryl-CoA lyase, with amino-acid sequence MGLSDLHIDFKKVSIFEVGPRDGLQNEPDFIATGDKIRLVEMLQDAGCRRIEVTSFVHPRWVPQMADAVDVLNGISRREGITYNALIPNFKGLERAVDAGLKEVVTIMSSSESHNTKNLNMSVAESLEEMKRINEYAASHGVRVRSYIGTAYGCPMEGAIPVEKVVDIAKKLEEYGSYEISLGDTTGMAGPVSAYEVGSRVREQLKKASLAAHFHRASGIEFANVLVSLQAGIDVIDSAAGGLGGCPYAPGATGNIATETLVDMLHRLGLETGIDLEKITKAGDFAKGLSAYEHTA; translated from the coding sequence ATGGGATTGTCGGATCTCCATATTGATTTTAAAAAGGTAAGCATCTTTGAGGTGGGTCCCAGGGACGGTCTGCAGAATGAACCGGATTTTATTGCCACCGGCGACAAGATCAGGCTTGTGGAGATGCTGCAGGACGCGGGGTGCCGCCGCATCGAGGTAACAAGTTTTGTACATCCCCGGTGGGTCCCCCAGATGGCGGATGCCGTGGATGTACTGAATGGAATAAGTCGGCGGGAGGGAATCACCTACAACGCCCTGATCCCCAATTTCAAGGGACTGGAACGCGCTGTTGACGCCGGTTTGAAGGAAGTCGTTACCATCATGAGTTCCAGCGAGAGTCACAATACCAAGAACCTGAACATGAGTGTCGCAGAATCCCTGGAAGAGATGAAGAGGATAAATGAATACGCCGCCTCCCACGGGGTACGTGTCAGATCATACATCGGGACCGCCTACGGATGCCCCATGGAGGGGGCAATACCGGTAGAAAAGGTTGTTGATATCGCGAAGAAGCTGGAGGAGTACGGCTCCTACGAGATATCCCTGGGGGACACCACCGGGATGGCCGGGCCGGTTTCTGCCTACGAGGTGGGCAGCAGGGTCCGGGAACAGCTTAAAAAAGCGAGCCTTGCGGCCCATTTTCATCGGGCTTCGGGGATCGAGTTTGCCAATGTGCTCGTCTCCCTCCAGGCAGGTATCGATGTAATCGACTCCGCCGCCGGGGGACTCGGGGGCTGCCCCTATGCGCCGGGGGCTACGGGAAACATAGCTACCGAAACCCTGGTGGACATGCTGCACCGTCTGGGGCTTGAAACCGGTATAGATCTTGAGAAAATTACGAAGGCCGGAGACTTTGCAAAAGGATTGAGTGCCTACGAACACACGGCTTAA